A window of Euwallacea similis isolate ESF13 chromosome 10, ESF131.1, whole genome shotgun sequence contains these coding sequences:
- the LOC136411865 gene encoding glutamate receptor ionotropic, kainate 2-like isoform X7 — translation MPLGTIPCSLLFCFLLFSLQVLPSCSLPPIVRIGAIFTENQKGGAAEVAFRYAVYKINRDKTLLPHTSLVYDMQYVHINDSFHASKKACSQVRNGVYAVFGPSDPLLGAHIHSICDALDIPHLETRVDLDSDFREFSINLYPAQHLLNKAFEDVMAFLNWTKVAIIYEEDYGLIKLRELVRAPQDSNLEIHLRQADPGSYRMILKEIKSKEIQNIVIDTKPSNMQEFLKGILQLQMNDYKYHYFFTTFDIETFDLEDFKYNFVNMTAFRVVDIDQLFVKEVLRDMARFQANQELSPVNSSFIQAEAALMYDSVYAFAIGLQTLEQSHSLKMSNVSCDREQPWDGGLSLINYINSVEFKGLSGPIEFKEGKRIRFKLDLLKLKQHALVKVGEWHPGMDVNITDRNAFFDHGSMNVTLVVTTILKADLAVGSMTINYARESVIDFTKPFMNLGISILFKVPTDKESAFFTFLDPLGVKIWLSTLGAFFMAGCTMYLLAKFTPYEWVRPHPGKVPWNYQKPPKQLVNLMNMSNAFWFVTGTLLRQGTGVSPQATSTRIVGGIWWFFTLIIISSYTANLAAFLTVERMITPIENAEDLASQTEIPYGTLESGSTMTFFRDSMIETYKKMWRFMENRKPSVFVPTYEEGIKKVLEGNYAFLMESTMLDYVVQRDCNLTQIGGLLDSKGYGIATPMGSPWRDKISLAILELQEKGEIQMLYDKWWKNTGETCTRNDKGKESKANSLGVDNIGGVFVVLLCGLAFAVLIAIMEFCYNSKRNAIAERRSPITPHQSICSEMGGELCFALQCRGSRQRPALRRQCSKCLSGVTYVPSPLDIPPHPLQPPAMRRNVPSNGLSPRTCPTHIQFKEDQPPFHNIDPSRQD, via the exons ATGCCACTGGGCACAATTCCATGCAGCCTCCTCTTCTGCTTCCTCCTCTTCTCTCTACAAGTCCTCCCCTCCTGCTCTTTACCTCCGATAGTCCGGATCG GAGCGATTTTCACAGAGAATCAAAAGGGCGGGGCCGCCGAAGTGGCTTTCCGGTATGCGGTCTACAAAATTAATCGGGACAAGACATTATTGCCTCATACTTCCCTCGTTTACGACATGCAGTATGTCCACATAAACGACAGTTTCCATGCCAGTAAAAAGG CCTGCAGCCAGGTGCGCAATGGGGTCTACGCAGTTTTCGGTCCTTCGGACCCCCTTTTAGGGGCCCACATTCACTCCATTTGCGACGCCTTGGACATACCCCATTTGGAGACCCGGGTGGACTTGGATAGTGACTTCAGAGAGTTTTCGATTAATCTCTATCCGGCACAGCATTTGCTCAACAAGGCTTTCGAAGACGTCATGGCCTTTCTCAATTGGACCAAAGTTGCCATCATCTATGAGGAAGATTATG GGCTGATTAAGCTGCGGGAGCTGGTCAGGGCCCCTCAAGACTCGAACTTGGAAATTCACCTCAGACAGGCCGACCCTGGATCCTATAGAATGATCCTCAAGGAAATCAAAAGCAAGGAGATCCAGAATATTGTGATTGACACCAAACCCTCGAACATGCAAGAATTCCTCAAGGGG ATTTTGCAGCTGCAAATGAACGACTACAAGTACCACTACTTCTTCACGACCTTTGATATCGAAACCTTCGACTTGGAGGACTTCAAGTACAACTTTGTCAACATGACCGCCTTCAGGGTGGTGGACATTGACCAACTCTTCGTCAAAGAGGTGTTGCGGGACATGGCCCGCTTCCAGGCCAATCAGGAGCTTTCACCGGTTAACAGCAGCTTTATACAG GCGGAGGCAGCCTTAATGTACGACTCGGTCTACGCCTTCGCCATAGGGCTCCAGACCTTGGAACAATCCCACAGCCTTAAGATGTCGAACGTGTCTTGCGACAGGGAGCAGCCGTGGGATGGGGGCTTAAGCCtgataaattatattaattcc gttGAATTCAAGGGTCTCAGTGGTCCCATAGAGTTCAAAGAAGGTAAAAGAATCCGCTTCAAGCTGGACCTGCTGAAACTCAAGCAACACGCCTTGGTCAAAGTGGGAGAGTGGCACCCGGGGATGGACGTCAACATCACTGACCGCAACGCCTTTTTCGACCACGGCTCCATGAACGTGACGCTCGTGGTCACCACCATCCTG AAAGCCGATTTGGCCGTGGGGTCGATGACGATCAACTACGCCCGGGAGAGTGTCATTGATTTCACTAAACCGTTTATGAATCTAGGCATCAGCATCTTGTTCAAG GTTCCGACAGACAAAGAGTCGGCATTCTTCACCTTCTTAGACCCCCTGGGGGTGAAAATCTGGCTGTCCACCCTAGGAGCCTTCTTCATGGCCGGCTGCACCATGTATCTGCTGGCCAAGTTTACTCCCTACGAGTGGGTGCGTCCGCACCCTGGGAAGGTGCCCTGGAACTACCAGAAGCCCCCCAAGCAGCTAGTGAATCTCATGAACATGTCCAATGCCTTTTGGTTCGTTACTGGTACCCTTTTGAGGCAAGGCACTGGAGTTTCTCCTCAG GCAACCTCGACTCGAATCGTGGGAGGTATTTGGTGGTTCTTCACCCTCATCATCATCTCCTCCTACACGGCCAACTTGGCTGCCTTCCTCACTGTGGAAAGAATGATCACACCAATTGAGAATGCTGAGGACTTGGCAAGCCAAACTGAAATCCCTTATGGAACCTTGGAGAGTGGTTCAACAATGACCTTTTTTAGG GATTCGATGATTGAAACCTACAAGAAGATGTGGAGGTTCATGGAAAACCGCAAACCTTCAGTTTTCGTGCCCACCTATGAGGAGGGCATTAAGAAGGTTTTGGAAGGCAACTACGCTTTTCTTATGGAGTCCACGATGCTGGACTATGTGGTCCAAAGAGACTGTAATTTGACTCAGATTGGAGGACTTCTGGACTCTAAAGGATATGGCATTGCCACCCCAATGGGGAGCCCTTGGAGGGATAAAATATCTCTAGCAATTTTAGAGCTGCAGGAAAAGGGGGAGATTCAGATGCTCTATGACAAATG GTGGAAGAACACTGGGGAGACGTGCACCAGAAACGACAAAGGAAAAGAGTCTAAAGCGAATAGCTTGGGGGTGGATAACATTGGCGGAGTCTTCGTGGTACTCCTATGCGGCCTCGCCTTCGCCGTCCTCATTGCCATTATGGAATTCTGCTACAACTCCAAGAGGAATGCCATTGCTGAGAGG AGATCTCCAATCACTCCGCATCAATCCATCTGCTCAGAAATGGGAGGAGAGCTCTGCTTTGCTCTACAATGCAGAGGATCCAGGCAGAGGCCAGCTTTAAGGAGACAATGCTCCAAGTGCCTCTCAG GGGTGACCTACGTACCCTCTCCTCTAGATATTCCTCCCCATCCGCTACAACCTCCAGCAATGAGGAGGAACGTACCTTCGAACGGTTTAAGTCCTAGGACTTGTCCCACCCACATACAGTTT AAAGAGGACCAGCCTCCCTTCCATAATATCGATCCAAGCAGGCAAGATTAG
- the LOC136411865 gene encoding glutamate receptor ionotropic, kainate 2-like isoform X8, with the protein MPLGTIPCSLLFCFLLFSLQVLPSCSLPPIVRIGAIFTENQKGGAAEVAFRYAVYKINRDKTLLPHTSLVYDMQYVHINDSFHASKKACSQVRNGVYAVFGPSDPLLGAHIHSICDALDIPHLETRVDLDSDFREFSINLYPAQHLLNKAFEDVMAFLNWTKVAIIYEEDYGLIKLRELVRAPQDSNLEIHLRQADPGSYRMILKEIKSKEIQNIVIDTKPSNMQEFLKGILQLQMNDYKYHYFFTTFDIETFDLEDFKYNFVNMTAFRVVDIDQLFVKEVLRDMARFQANQELSPVNSSFIQAEAALMYDSVYAFAIGLQTLEQSHSLKMSNVSCDREQPWDGGLSLINYINSVEFKGLSGPIEFKEGKRIRFKLDLLKLKQHALVKVGEWHPGMDVNITDRNAFFDHGSMNVTLVVTTILKADLAVGSMTINYARESVIDFTKPFMNLGISILFKVPSSPQTRLFSFMNPLAPDIWMYALSAYVLVSITMFVVARFSPYEWQSPHPCDFENEQLKNQFSLPNSFWFTIGTLMQQGSDLNPKATSTRIVGGIWWFFTLIIISSYTANLAAFLTVERMITPIENAEDLASQTEIPYGTLESGSTMTFFRDSMIETYKKMWRFMENRKPSVFVPTYEEGIKKVLEGNYAFLMESTMLDYVVQRDCNLTQIGGLLDSKGYGIATPMGSPWRDKISLAILELQEKGEIQMLYDKWWKNTGETCTRNDKGKESKANSLGVDNIGGVFVVLLCGLAFAVLIAIMEFCYNSKRNAIAERRSPITPHQSICSEMGGELCFALQCRGSRQRPALRRQCSKCLSGVTYVPSPLDIPPHPLQPPAMRRNVPSNGLSPRTCPTHIQFKEDQPPFHNIDPSRQD; encoded by the exons ATGCCACTGGGCACAATTCCATGCAGCCTCCTCTTCTGCTTCCTCCTCTTCTCTCTACAAGTCCTCCCCTCCTGCTCTTTACCTCCGATAGTCCGGATCG GAGCGATTTTCACAGAGAATCAAAAGGGCGGGGCCGCCGAAGTGGCTTTCCGGTATGCGGTCTACAAAATTAATCGGGACAAGACATTATTGCCTCATACTTCCCTCGTTTACGACATGCAGTATGTCCACATAAACGACAGTTTCCATGCCAGTAAAAAGG CCTGCAGCCAGGTGCGCAATGGGGTCTACGCAGTTTTCGGTCCTTCGGACCCCCTTTTAGGGGCCCACATTCACTCCATTTGCGACGCCTTGGACATACCCCATTTGGAGACCCGGGTGGACTTGGATAGTGACTTCAGAGAGTTTTCGATTAATCTCTATCCGGCACAGCATTTGCTCAACAAGGCTTTCGAAGACGTCATGGCCTTTCTCAATTGGACCAAAGTTGCCATCATCTATGAGGAAGATTATG GGCTGATTAAGCTGCGGGAGCTGGTCAGGGCCCCTCAAGACTCGAACTTGGAAATTCACCTCAGACAGGCCGACCCTGGATCCTATAGAATGATCCTCAAGGAAATCAAAAGCAAGGAGATCCAGAATATTGTGATTGACACCAAACCCTCGAACATGCAAGAATTCCTCAAGGGG ATTTTGCAGCTGCAAATGAACGACTACAAGTACCACTACTTCTTCACGACCTTTGATATCGAAACCTTCGACTTGGAGGACTTCAAGTACAACTTTGTCAACATGACCGCCTTCAGGGTGGTGGACATTGACCAACTCTTCGTCAAAGAGGTGTTGCGGGACATGGCCCGCTTCCAGGCCAATCAGGAGCTTTCACCGGTTAACAGCAGCTTTATACAG GCGGAGGCAGCCTTAATGTACGACTCGGTCTACGCCTTCGCCATAGGGCTCCAGACCTTGGAACAATCCCACAGCCTTAAGATGTCGAACGTGTCTTGCGACAGGGAGCAGCCGTGGGATGGGGGCTTAAGCCtgataaattatattaattcc gttGAATTCAAGGGTCTCAGTGGTCCCATAGAGTTCAAAGAAGGTAAAAGAATCCGCTTCAAGCTGGACCTGCTGAAACTCAAGCAACACGCCTTGGTCAAAGTGGGAGAGTGGCACCCGGGGATGGACGTCAACATCACTGACCGCAACGCCTTTTTCGACCACGGCTCCATGAACGTGACGCTCGTGGTCACCACCATCCTG AAAGCCGATTTGGCCGTGGGGTCGATGACGATCAACTACGCCCGGGAGAGTGTCATTGATTTCACTAAACCGTTTATGAATCTAGGCATCAGCATCTTGTTCAAG GTACCATCGAGCCCCCAAACGCGCCTCTTCTCCTTCATGAACCCGCTGGCACCGGATATCTGGATGTACGCCCTATCCGCCTATGTTTTGGTGTCCATCACCATGTTTGTGGTGGCCAGATTCTCCCCTTATGAATGGCAAAGCCCGCACCCCTGCGACTTCGAAAACGAGCAGCTCAAGAACCAGTTTTCCCTGCCCAACTCCTTTTGGTTCACCATCGGGACCCTCATGCAGCAGGGCTCTGACCTCAATCCCAAG GCAACCTCGACTCGAATCGTGGGAGGTATTTGGTGGTTCTTCACCCTCATCATCATCTCCTCCTACACGGCCAACTTGGCTGCCTTCCTCACTGTGGAAAGAATGATCACACCAATTGAGAATGCTGAGGACTTGGCAAGCCAAACTGAAATCCCTTATGGAACCTTGGAGAGTGGTTCAACAATGACCTTTTTTAGG GATTCGATGATTGAAACCTACAAGAAGATGTGGAGGTTCATGGAAAACCGCAAACCTTCAGTTTTCGTGCCCACCTATGAGGAGGGCATTAAGAAGGTTTTGGAAGGCAACTACGCTTTTCTTATGGAGTCCACGATGCTGGACTATGTGGTCCAAAGAGACTGTAATTTGACTCAGATTGGAGGACTTCTGGACTCTAAAGGATATGGCATTGCCACCCCAATGGGGAGCCCTTGGAGGGATAAAATATCTCTAGCAATTTTAGAGCTGCAGGAAAAGGGGGAGATTCAGATGCTCTATGACAAATG GTGGAAGAACACTGGGGAGACGTGCACCAGAAACGACAAAGGAAAAGAGTCTAAAGCGAATAGCTTGGGGGTGGATAACATTGGCGGAGTCTTCGTGGTACTCCTATGCGGCCTCGCCTTCGCCGTCCTCATTGCCATTATGGAATTCTGCTACAACTCCAAGAGGAATGCCATTGCTGAGAGG AGATCTCCAATCACTCCGCATCAATCCATCTGCTCAGAAATGGGAGGAGAGCTCTGCTTTGCTCTACAATGCAGAGGATCCAGGCAGAGGCCAGCTTTAAGGAGACAATGCTCCAAGTGCCTCTCAG GGGTGACCTACGTACCCTCTCCTCTAGATATTCCTCCCCATCCGCTACAACCTCCAGCAATGAGGAGGAACGTACCTTCGAACGGTTTAAGTCCTAGGACTTGTCCCACCCACATACAGTTT AAAGAGGACCAGCCTCCCTTCCATAATATCGATCCAAGCAGGCAAGATTAG
- the LOC136411865 gene encoding glutamate receptor ionotropic, kainate 2-like isoform X9 → MPLGTIPCSLLFCFLLFSLQVLPSCSLPPIVRIGAIFTENQKGGAAEVAFRYAVYKINRDKTLLPHTSLVYDMQYVHINDSFHASKKACSQVRNGVYAVFGPSDPLLGAHIHSICDALDIPHLETRVDLDSDFREFSINLYPAQHLLNKAFEDVMAFLNWTKVAIIYEEDYGLIKLRELVRAPQDSNLEIHLRQADPGSYRMILKEIKSKEIQNIVIDTKPSNMQEFLKGILQLQMNDYKYHYFFTTFDIETFDLEDFKYNFVNMTAFRVVDIDQLFVKEVLRDMARFQANQELSPVNSSFIQAEAALMYDSVYAFAIGLQTLEQSHSLKMSNVSCDREQPWDGGLSLINYINSKADLAVGSMTINYARESVIDFTKPFMNLGISILFKVPTDKESAFFTFLDPLGVKIWLSTLGAFFMAGCTMYLLAKFTPYEWVRPHPGKVPWNYQKPPKQLVNLMNMSNAFWFVTGTLLRQGTGVSPQATSTRIVGGIWWFFTLIIISSYTANLAAFLTVERMITPIENAEDLASQTEIPYGTLESGSTMTFFRDSMIETYKKMWRFMENRKPSVFVPTYEEGIKKVLEGNYAFLMESTMLDYVVQRDCNLTQIGGLLDSKGYGIATPMGSPWRDKISLAILELQEKGEIQMLYDKWWKNTGETCTRNDKGKESKANSLGVDNIGGVFVVLLCGLAFAVLIAIMEFCYNSKRNAIAERRSPITPHQSICSEMGGELCFALQCRGSRQRPALRRQCSKCLSGVTYVPSPLDIPPHPLQPPAMRRNVPSNGLSPRTCPTHIQFKEDQPPFHNIDPSRQD, encoded by the exons ATGCCACTGGGCACAATTCCATGCAGCCTCCTCTTCTGCTTCCTCCTCTTCTCTCTACAAGTCCTCCCCTCCTGCTCTTTACCTCCGATAGTCCGGATCG GAGCGATTTTCACAGAGAATCAAAAGGGCGGGGCCGCCGAAGTGGCTTTCCGGTATGCGGTCTACAAAATTAATCGGGACAAGACATTATTGCCTCATACTTCCCTCGTTTACGACATGCAGTATGTCCACATAAACGACAGTTTCCATGCCAGTAAAAAGG CCTGCAGCCAGGTGCGCAATGGGGTCTACGCAGTTTTCGGTCCTTCGGACCCCCTTTTAGGGGCCCACATTCACTCCATTTGCGACGCCTTGGACATACCCCATTTGGAGACCCGGGTGGACTTGGATAGTGACTTCAGAGAGTTTTCGATTAATCTCTATCCGGCACAGCATTTGCTCAACAAGGCTTTCGAAGACGTCATGGCCTTTCTCAATTGGACCAAAGTTGCCATCATCTATGAGGAAGATTATG GGCTGATTAAGCTGCGGGAGCTGGTCAGGGCCCCTCAAGACTCGAACTTGGAAATTCACCTCAGACAGGCCGACCCTGGATCCTATAGAATGATCCTCAAGGAAATCAAAAGCAAGGAGATCCAGAATATTGTGATTGACACCAAACCCTCGAACATGCAAGAATTCCTCAAGGGG ATTTTGCAGCTGCAAATGAACGACTACAAGTACCACTACTTCTTCACGACCTTTGATATCGAAACCTTCGACTTGGAGGACTTCAAGTACAACTTTGTCAACATGACCGCCTTCAGGGTGGTGGACATTGACCAACTCTTCGTCAAAGAGGTGTTGCGGGACATGGCCCGCTTCCAGGCCAATCAGGAGCTTTCACCGGTTAACAGCAGCTTTATACAG GCGGAGGCAGCCTTAATGTACGACTCGGTCTACGCCTTCGCCATAGGGCTCCAGACCTTGGAACAATCCCACAGCCTTAAGATGTCGAACGTGTCTTGCGACAGGGAGCAGCCGTGGGATGGGGGCTTAAGCCtgataaattatattaattcc AAAGCCGATTTGGCCGTGGGGTCGATGACGATCAACTACGCCCGGGAGAGTGTCATTGATTTCACTAAACCGTTTATGAATCTAGGCATCAGCATCTTGTTCAAG GTTCCGACAGACAAAGAGTCGGCATTCTTCACCTTCTTAGACCCCCTGGGGGTGAAAATCTGGCTGTCCACCCTAGGAGCCTTCTTCATGGCCGGCTGCACCATGTATCTGCTGGCCAAGTTTACTCCCTACGAGTGGGTGCGTCCGCACCCTGGGAAGGTGCCCTGGAACTACCAGAAGCCCCCCAAGCAGCTAGTGAATCTCATGAACATGTCCAATGCCTTTTGGTTCGTTACTGGTACCCTTTTGAGGCAAGGCACTGGAGTTTCTCCTCAG GCAACCTCGACTCGAATCGTGGGAGGTATTTGGTGGTTCTTCACCCTCATCATCATCTCCTCCTACACGGCCAACTTGGCTGCCTTCCTCACTGTGGAAAGAATGATCACACCAATTGAGAATGCTGAGGACTTGGCAAGCCAAACTGAAATCCCTTATGGAACCTTGGAGAGTGGTTCAACAATGACCTTTTTTAGG GATTCGATGATTGAAACCTACAAGAAGATGTGGAGGTTCATGGAAAACCGCAAACCTTCAGTTTTCGTGCCCACCTATGAGGAGGGCATTAAGAAGGTTTTGGAAGGCAACTACGCTTTTCTTATGGAGTCCACGATGCTGGACTATGTGGTCCAAAGAGACTGTAATTTGACTCAGATTGGAGGACTTCTGGACTCTAAAGGATATGGCATTGCCACCCCAATGGGGAGCCCTTGGAGGGATAAAATATCTCTAGCAATTTTAGAGCTGCAGGAAAAGGGGGAGATTCAGATGCTCTATGACAAATG GTGGAAGAACACTGGGGAGACGTGCACCAGAAACGACAAAGGAAAAGAGTCTAAAGCGAATAGCTTGGGGGTGGATAACATTGGCGGAGTCTTCGTGGTACTCCTATGCGGCCTCGCCTTCGCCGTCCTCATTGCCATTATGGAATTCTGCTACAACTCCAAGAGGAATGCCATTGCTGAGAGG AGATCTCCAATCACTCCGCATCAATCCATCTGCTCAGAAATGGGAGGAGAGCTCTGCTTTGCTCTACAATGCAGAGGATCCAGGCAGAGGCCAGCTTTAAGGAGACAATGCTCCAAGTGCCTCTCAG GGGTGACCTACGTACCCTCTCCTCTAGATATTCCTCCCCATCCGCTACAACCTCCAGCAATGAGGAGGAACGTACCTTCGAACGGTTTAAGTCCTAGGACTTGTCCCACCCACATACAGTTT AAAGAGGACCAGCCTCCCTTCCATAATATCGATCCAAGCAGGCAAGATTAG
- the LOC136411865 gene encoding glutamate receptor ionotropic, kainate 2-like isoform X1, with translation MPLGTIPCSLLFCFLLFSLQVLPSCSLPPIVRIGAIFTENQKGGAAEVAFRYAVYKINRDKTLLPHTSLVYDMQYVHINDSFHASKKACSQVRNGVYAVFGPSDPLLGAHIHSICDALDIPHLETRVDLDSDFREFSINLYPAQHLLNKAFEDVMAFLNWTKVAIIYEEDYGLIKLRELVRAPQDSNLEIHLRQADPGSYRMILKEIKSKEIQNIVIDTKPSNMQEFLKGILQLQMNDYKYHYFFTTFDIETFDLEDFKYNFVNMTAFRVVDIDQLFVKEVLRDMARFQANQELSPVNSSFIQAEAALMYDSVYAFAIGLQTLEQSHSLKMSNVSCDREQPWDGGLSLINYINSVEFKGLSGPIEFKEGKRIRFKLDLLKLKQHALVKVGEWHPGMDVNITDRNAFFDHGSMNVTLVVTTILETPYVMMHAGKNHTGNGRFYGFCIDILQRVSQEVGFDYLLDLVPDRKYGACDPKTGAWNGMVRELMLHEQPYVMLKPFSPHSHNQDLYEGFCIDLLKELATMVGFEYRIELVPDGKYGAIDLETGEWNGIVRQLMDKKADLAVGSMTINYARESVIDFTKPFMNLGISILFKVPTDKESAFFTFLDPLGVKIWLSTLGAFFMAGCTMYLLAKFTPYEWVRPHPGKVPWNYQKPPKQLVNLMNMSNAFWFVTGTLLRQGTGVSPQATSTRIVGGIWWFFTLIIISSYTANLAAFLTVERMITPIENAEDLASQTEIPYGTLESGSTMTFFRDSMIETYKKMWRFMENRKPSVFVPTYEEGIKKVLEGNYAFLMESTMLDYVVQRDCNLTQIGGLLDSKGYGIATPMGSPWRDKISLAILELQEKGEIQMLYDKWWKNTGETCTRNDKGKESKANSLGVDNIGGVFVVLLCGLAFAVLIAIMEFCYNSKRNAIAERRSPITPHQSICSEMGGELCFALQCRGSRQRPALRRQCSKCLSGVTYVPSPLDIPPHPLQPPAMRRNVPSNGLSPRTCPTHIQFKEDQPPFHNIDPSRQD, from the exons ATGCCACTGGGCACAATTCCATGCAGCCTCCTCTTCTGCTTCCTCCTCTTCTCTCTACAAGTCCTCCCCTCCTGCTCTTTACCTCCGATAGTCCGGATCG GAGCGATTTTCACAGAGAATCAAAAGGGCGGGGCCGCCGAAGTGGCTTTCCGGTATGCGGTCTACAAAATTAATCGGGACAAGACATTATTGCCTCATACTTCCCTCGTTTACGACATGCAGTATGTCCACATAAACGACAGTTTCCATGCCAGTAAAAAGG CCTGCAGCCAGGTGCGCAATGGGGTCTACGCAGTTTTCGGTCCTTCGGACCCCCTTTTAGGGGCCCACATTCACTCCATTTGCGACGCCTTGGACATACCCCATTTGGAGACCCGGGTGGACTTGGATAGTGACTTCAGAGAGTTTTCGATTAATCTCTATCCGGCACAGCATTTGCTCAACAAGGCTTTCGAAGACGTCATGGCCTTTCTCAATTGGACCAAAGTTGCCATCATCTATGAGGAAGATTATG GGCTGATTAAGCTGCGGGAGCTGGTCAGGGCCCCTCAAGACTCGAACTTGGAAATTCACCTCAGACAGGCCGACCCTGGATCCTATAGAATGATCCTCAAGGAAATCAAAAGCAAGGAGATCCAGAATATTGTGATTGACACCAAACCCTCGAACATGCAAGAATTCCTCAAGGGG ATTTTGCAGCTGCAAATGAACGACTACAAGTACCACTACTTCTTCACGACCTTTGATATCGAAACCTTCGACTTGGAGGACTTCAAGTACAACTTTGTCAACATGACCGCCTTCAGGGTGGTGGACATTGACCAACTCTTCGTCAAAGAGGTGTTGCGGGACATGGCCCGCTTCCAGGCCAATCAGGAGCTTTCACCGGTTAACAGCAGCTTTATACAG GCGGAGGCAGCCTTAATGTACGACTCGGTCTACGCCTTCGCCATAGGGCTCCAGACCTTGGAACAATCCCACAGCCTTAAGATGTCGAACGTGTCTTGCGACAGGGAGCAGCCGTGGGATGGGGGCTTAAGCCtgataaattatattaattcc gttGAATTCAAGGGTCTCAGTGGTCCCATAGAGTTCAAAGAAGGTAAAAGAATCCGCTTCAAGCTGGACCTGCTGAAACTCAAGCAACACGCCTTGGTCAAAGTGGGAGAGTGGCACCCGGGGATGGACGTCAACATCACTGACCGCAACGCCTTTTTCGACCACGGCTCCATGAACGTGACGCTCGTGGTCACCACCATCCTG GAAACCCCGTACGTAATGATGCATGCGGGCAAAAACCACACGGGCAACGGAAGATTCTATGGGTTCTGCATCGATATCCTGCAGAGAGTGTCCCAGGAGGTCGGGTTCGACTATCTCCTAGATTTGGTGCCGGATCGGAAATATGGTGCATGCGACCCTAAGACTGGGGCTTGGAATGGCATGGTGCGCGAGCTTATGTTGCAT GAACAACCCTACGTAATGCTAAAGCCCTTCTCCCCGCATTCGCACAACCAGGACCTCTATGAGGGCTTCTGTATTGACCTCCTCAAAGAGCTGGCAACCATGGTGGGGTTTGAGTACCGCATTGAACTGGTACCAGATGGAAAGTATGGCGCCATCGATTTGGAGACCGGAGAGTGGAATGGTATCGTTAGGCAGCTCATGGATAAG AAAGCCGATTTGGCCGTGGGGTCGATGACGATCAACTACGCCCGGGAGAGTGTCATTGATTTCACTAAACCGTTTATGAATCTAGGCATCAGCATCTTGTTCAAG GTTCCGACAGACAAAGAGTCGGCATTCTTCACCTTCTTAGACCCCCTGGGGGTGAAAATCTGGCTGTCCACCCTAGGAGCCTTCTTCATGGCCGGCTGCACCATGTATCTGCTGGCCAAGTTTACTCCCTACGAGTGGGTGCGTCCGCACCCTGGGAAGGTGCCCTGGAACTACCAGAAGCCCCCCAAGCAGCTAGTGAATCTCATGAACATGTCCAATGCCTTTTGGTTCGTTACTGGTACCCTTTTGAGGCAAGGCACTGGAGTTTCTCCTCAG GCAACCTCGACTCGAATCGTGGGAGGTATTTGGTGGTTCTTCACCCTCATCATCATCTCCTCCTACACGGCCAACTTGGCTGCCTTCCTCACTGTGGAAAGAATGATCACACCAATTGAGAATGCTGAGGACTTGGCAAGCCAAACTGAAATCCCTTATGGAACCTTGGAGAGTGGTTCAACAATGACCTTTTTTAGG GATTCGATGATTGAAACCTACAAGAAGATGTGGAGGTTCATGGAAAACCGCAAACCTTCAGTTTTCGTGCCCACCTATGAGGAGGGCATTAAGAAGGTTTTGGAAGGCAACTACGCTTTTCTTATGGAGTCCACGATGCTGGACTATGTGGTCCAAAGAGACTGTAATTTGACTCAGATTGGAGGACTTCTGGACTCTAAAGGATATGGCATTGCCACCCCAATGGGGAGCCCTTGGAGGGATAAAATATCTCTAGCAATTTTAGAGCTGCAGGAAAAGGGGGAGATTCAGATGCTCTATGACAAATG GTGGAAGAACACTGGGGAGACGTGCACCAGAAACGACAAAGGAAAAGAGTCTAAAGCGAATAGCTTGGGGGTGGATAACATTGGCGGAGTCTTCGTGGTACTCCTATGCGGCCTCGCCTTCGCCGTCCTCATTGCCATTATGGAATTCTGCTACAACTCCAAGAGGAATGCCATTGCTGAGAGG AGATCTCCAATCACTCCGCATCAATCCATCTGCTCAGAAATGGGAGGAGAGCTCTGCTTTGCTCTACAATGCAGAGGATCCAGGCAGAGGCCAGCTTTAAGGAGACAATGCTCCAAGTGCCTCTCAG GGGTGACCTACGTACCCTCTCCTCTAGATATTCCTCCCCATCCGCTACAACCTCCAGCAATGAGGAGGAACGTACCTTCGAACGGTTTAAGTCCTAGGACTTGTCCCACCCACATACAGTTT AAAGAGGACCAGCCTCCCTTCCATAATATCGATCCAAGCAGGCAAGATTAG